From Pseudoleptotrichia goodfellowii, a single genomic window includes:
- a CDS encoding thymidine kinase: MEFHLKSNIGTLEVVTGSMFSGKSEELIRRLRRAKYAKQKVIVFKHAIDNRYGEKGIFSHGNDSLEAYPASSTEQMEEIMVKNNDAEVIGIDEVQFFGQSVVDFCKKYVEYGKRVIVAGLDMSFRAEPYHPMPELMGIADQVDKLHAICTVCGKPAYASQRLIDGEPAYYDDPLVMVGASENYEARCRRHHIVKYRENKMGKIYFMVGTDIGVGKKSVEKLYSKNILKDKKTKTVVITSGIEKYENNENKLSELREEIEKELMRNDFVFVRIVRGLLLPIEGNYNVLDFMCEYRKNSEIILVSQNKKGVLNQVLLTVDLLRKSDLNFREIVYTNKNVIDKENIEIIEKIKEITKLDYRVID, translated from the coding sequence ATGGAATTTCATTTGAAAAGCAATATAGGTACTTTGGAAGTAGTTACAGGAAGTATGTTTTCGGGAAAAAGTGAAGAATTAATAAGAAGATTGCGTCGGGCAAAATATGCAAAACAGAAAGTAATAGTTTTTAAACATGCTATTGATAACAGATACGGAGAAAAAGGTATTTTCTCTCACGGGAATGACAGTTTGGAAGCCTATCCCGCAAGTTCAACAGAACAAATGGAAGAAATAATGGTTAAAAATAATGATGCCGAAGTGATAGGAATAGATGAAGTACAGTTTTTCGGACAAAGCGTAGTGGATTTTTGTAAAAAATACGTAGAATACGGGAAAAGAGTTATTGTAGCAGGGTTGGACATGAGTTTTAGAGCAGAACCTTATCATCCTATGCCTGAATTAATGGGGATTGCAGATCAGGTAGATAAGCTTCATGCAATATGTACTGTTTGCGGTAAGCCTGCTTATGCCAGTCAAAGACTTATTGACGGAGAGCCTGCATATTATGACGATCCGCTTGTAATGGTCGGGGCTTCGGAAAATTATGAGGCCAGATGCCGAAGACATCACATTGTAAAATACAGAGAAAATAAAATGGGAAAAATCTACTTTATGGTAGGAACTGACATAGGTGTCGGGAAAAAGTCAGTCGAAAAACTGTACTCGAAAAATATACTGAAAGATAAAAAAACAAAAACGGTAGTAATAACGTCGGGAATTGAAAAGTATGAAAATAATGAAAATAAATTATCCGAGTTAAGAGAAGAAATAGAAAAGGAACTGATGAGAAATGACTTTGTTTTTGTAAGAATTGTCAGAGGTTTGTTGCTTCCTATCGAAGGAAATTACAATGTACTGGATTTTATGTGTGAATACAGAAAAAATTCAGAAATAATTCTTGTTTCACAAAATAAAAAAGGTGTATTGAATCAGGTTTTATTGACAGTAGATTTATTGAGAAAATCCGATTTGAATTTCAGAGAAATCGTTTATACGAATAAAAATGTCATAGATAAAGAAAATATAGAAATTATTGAAAAAATAAAGGAAATAACAAAATTGGATTATAGAGTAATTGATTAG
- a CDS encoding DUF898 family protein, translating to MGNESYFDGELLTFIGVIILGAIITSITFGICYPWALCLVYGWKINHTVIEGRRLKFNGTAIGLFGNWIKWFLLTVITLGIYGLWLHIKLEQWKVKNTSFEN from the coding sequence ATGGGAAACGAAAGTTATTTTGATGGAGAACTATTGACTTTTATAGGAGTTATTATATTAGGAGCAATAATTACTTCAATTACTTTTGGAATTTGTTATCCCTGGGCACTTTGTTTAGTGTACGGATGGAAAATAAATCATACGGTTATTGAAGGAAGAAGGCTTAAATTCAACGGAACTGCAATAGGATTGTTCGGGAATTGGATAAAATGGTTTTTGCTGACTGTAATAACCCTTGGAATATACGGTTTATGGTTACATATAAAATTGGAACAGTGGAAAGTAAAAAATACTTCTTTTGAAAATTAA
- a CDS encoding carbonic anhydrase, with amino-acid sequence MFCTLICCMDGRFIHIINNYIRNNYRYDYVDTITDAGPVNKIVYEDYLQAVEDKIVLISINKHKSDHIFVAGHSDCAGCPIDDETQKGYIIQSVKMIHEHLPDIAVTGLFVEESGDMEVLIDFL; translated from the coding sequence ATGTTTTGTACTTTAATCTGTTGTATGGATGGCAGATTTATTCATATAATAAATAACTATATAAGAAATAATTACAGATATGACTATGTTGACACTATAACCGATGCAGGACCTGTAAATAAAATAGTTTATGAAGACTATTTACAGGCGGTTGAAGATAAAATTGTACTGATCTCCATTAATAAACATAAATCCGATCATATTTTCGTGGCGGGACACAGTGATTGTGCAGGTTGTCCTATTGACGACGAAACACAAAAAGGATATATAATTCAGTCAGTCAAAATGATACATGAACATCTTCCTGATATTGCGGTTACAGGATTATTTGTCGAAGAGTCGGGAGATATGGAAGTGTTGATTGATTTCTTATAA
- a CDS encoding DUF896 domain-containing protein — MEDIVKKINEFSKIAKERELTEEEAKEREKYRRMYIDKFKESVRGHLDSIKVIRVDDDGNPIDEEGNIIPDQA; from the coding sequence ATGGAAGATATAGTAAAAAAAATAAATGAATTTTCAAAAATAGCCAAGGAAAGAGAACTAACTGAAGAAGAAGCAAAAGAAAGAGAAAAATACAGAAGAATGTATATTGATAAATTTAAAGAAAGCGTGAGAGGGCATCTGGACAGTATAAAAGTCATAAGAGTAGATGACGATGGAAATCCCATAGATGAAGAAGGAAATATAATCCCTGATCAGGCTTAA
- a CDS encoding HAD family hydrolase, which produces MKYDLVLFDLDGTLVNTVEAISKSVNCAMEELGLKTYSVEYCYNLIGHGVAGIIDRVFELEKYNPEELNKEKAKEVVRKYYKKYFDYNVFLYPEIDKLMNFLEKNNIKKGIVTNKDQELATATVKSHLEKWSYADIIGSDDKNHPRKPDSYGVDKISKELGIPKNRILYVGDMEVDVKTAENSGTDIVYCNWGFGENKKEKNIPENIKVSSVDELIAKIKG; this is translated from the coding sequence ATGAAATATGATTTAGTGTTGTTTGATTTGGACGGAACACTTGTAAATACTGTTGAAGCCATTTCAAAATCTGTTAATTGTGCAATGGAAGAATTAGGTTTGAAAACTTATTCTGTGGAATATTGCTATAACTTAATCGGTCATGGAGTAGCAGGAATTATAGATAGAGTTTTTGAACTGGAAAAATATAATCCTGAAGAGCTTAATAAAGAAAAAGCAAAAGAAGTTGTAAGAAAATATTATAAAAAATATTTTGATTACAATGTATTTTTATATCCTGAAATTGACAAACTTATGAATTTTCTTGAAAAAAATAATATTAAAAAAGGTATTGTTACCAATAAAGATCAGGAATTGGCAACAGCTACCGTGAAAAGTCATTTGGAAAAATGGAGTTATGCAGATATAATAGGGTCTGATGATAAAAATCATCCGAGAAAGCCTGATTCATACGGTGTAGATAAGATCTCGAAAGAACTTGGAATACCTAAAAATAGAATACTTTATGTAGGCGATATGGAAGTGGATGTTAAAACTGCAGAAAACTCAGGAACAGATATAGTTTACTGTAATTGGGGCTTTGGAGAAAATAAAAAAGAAAAAAATATCCCTGAAAATATAAAAGTTTCAAGTGTAGATGAATTAATCGCTAAAATTAAAGGATAA
- a CDS encoding asparaginase: MKSENSGKILIINTGGTISMVHSDGNDNKSVLKPSKSWKEVIQNYQFLESLNIDYAQTSKIIDSSDMDYKIWLEIGKIIEENYAAYKGFVILHGTDTMSYTASVLSFMLKNLNKTVILTGAQRPIREMRSDGLQNLLTSIEIIEKQADNPEFKNGEECLPVVPEVCIFFRDHLFRGNRSRKLDSTNYFGFSSPNYLPLGQAGSKIKVYEERLLPQSDRQFYVDYQISTDVLMMDVFPGFNPQILKKIFEDNSNIKGLVLRTYGSGNTPQNEEFLETIRYIINSGVIILNITQCTVGSVEMGLYESNAVLTQLGVVNGYDMTPEAAITKFMCLLGKYDDREKIKERLVTNIVGELTK, encoded by the coding sequence ATGAAGTCTGAAAATAGTGGAAAAATTTTGATAATAAATACAGGCGGAACGATAAGTATGGTTCATTCAGACGGAAATGACAATAAAAGTGTTTTAAAACCTTCAAAGTCATGGAAAGAAGTCATACAGAATTATCAATTTCTGGAGAGTTTGAATATAGATTATGCACAGACAAGCAAAATTATTGATTCATCGGATATGGATTATAAGATATGGCTCGAAATTGGGAAAATAATCGAGGAAAATTATGCAGCATATAAAGGATTTGTAATATTACATGGAACGGATACTATGTCATACACTGCAAGTGTACTGTCTTTTATGTTGAAAAATCTTAATAAAACAGTAATATTGACAGGAGCTCAAAGACCTATTCGGGAAATGAGAAGTGACGGGCTCCAAAATCTGCTGACTTCTATCGAAATAATTGAAAAACAGGCTGACAATCCTGAGTTTAAAAATGGCGAAGAATGTCTGCCGGTAGTTCCCGAAGTGTGTATATTTTTCAGAGATCATCTTTTTAGAGGAAATCGCTCGAGAAAACTTGATTCTACAAATTATTTCGGATTTTCTTCACCGAATTATCTGCCTTTGGGACAGGCAGGTTCTAAGATAAAAGTTTATGAAGAAAGGCTTTTGCCTCAATCGGATAGACAGTTTTATGTAGATTATCAAATAAGTACGGATGTTTTAATGATGGATGTTTTTCCGGGCTTTAATCCTCAAATTTTAAAGAAAATATTTGAAGATAATAGCAATATAAAAGGACTCGTTTTGAGAACTTATGGAAGCGGGAATACTCCTCAAAATGAAGAATTTTTGGAAACAATAAGGTACATAATAAATTCCGGAGTAATAATATTGAATATAACTCAATGTACTGTGGGAAGTGTGGAAATGGGTTTATACGAATCAAATGCTGTACTTACTCAACTTGGTGTTGTGAACGGCTATGATATGACACCTGAAGCGGCAATTACAAAATTTATGTGCCTGTTAGGAAAGTATGACGATAGAGAGAAAATAAAAGAAAGACTTGTAACAAATATTGTGGGAGAACTTACTAAATGA
- a CDS encoding pseudouridine synthase family protein codes for MNEVDKLIRGFENTNYFGYLFFVEYDGKKFDSFDENPEGKSLKSEFRKLLEMNGLKIFKGIQQAGRTDKDVSAKENILYINSKKYIENFHKEIDGLKIRKIVRTVPFLEFPQMVSKRFYIYEYPQNLIENDEEKIKSNCEKLSGKKNFKKYTSKKGEKLKNHIREVFVRFENGKLYFEGDGFLPQQVRIMSNFILNNKMKSLPGEYLTLEKVEMSEELKKLIFKEVDKNMLMNSKEFLSELGNISEKIENIEKNEYFYVFYVSKKNKSEIIGKNGKNIKKMRKFIGNIVIKEKNSDIM; via the coding sequence ATGAATGAAGTTGATAAATTAATAAGAGGCTTTGAAAATACAAATTATTTCGGATATCTGTTTTTTGTGGAGTATGACGGAAAAAAATTTGATTCTTTTGATGAAAATCCTGAAGGAAAAAGTCTAAAATCAGAGTTTAGAAAATTACTTGAGATGAACGGTCTAAAGATATTCAAGGGTATTCAGCAGGCGGGAAGAACTGATAAAGATGTAAGTGCAAAAGAAAATATTTTATATATAAATTCTAAAAAATATATAGAAAATTTTCATAAAGAAATTGATGGACTGAAAATAAGAAAAATTGTCAGAACAGTGCCTTTTCTCGAATTTCCTCAAATGGTAAGCAAACGCTTTTATATTTATGAATATCCTCAAAATCTTATAGAAAATGATGAGGAGAAAATTAAATCAAACTGTGAAAAATTGTCAGGAAAAAAGAATTTTAAAAAATATACTTCAAAAAAAGGAGAAAAACTGAAAAATCATATTAGAGAAGTTTTTGTCAGATTTGAAAACGGGAAGTTATATTTTGAAGGAGACGGATTTTTACCTCAACAGGTGAGAATAATGAGTAATTTTATTTTAAATAATAAAATGAAGTCTTTGCCGGGAGAATATTTGACTTTGGAAAAAGTTGAAATGTCCGAAGAACTGAAAAAACTCATTTTTAAAGAAGTTGATAAAAATATGTTGATGAATAGTAAGGAATTTTTGTCGGAATTAGGAAATATTTCGGAGAAAATAGAGAATATTGAGAAAAATGAATATTTTTATGTGTTTTATGTGAGTAAAAAAAATAAAAGTGAAATAATCGGAAAAAATGGGAAAAATATAAAAAAAATGAGAAAATTTATAGGAAATATTGTTATTAAAGAAAAAAATTCAGATATTATGTAA
- a CDS encoding HD domain-containing protein, whose translation MINYLVKKGKEYFFPKINKELSEEAMEYLTVQERKIFQNMSKYDKFHSLEVYKKLKNTGLKDDRLYLKLALLHDCGKGKVLFITRIFHKIGIKTGLRNHAEKGSEKMKNIDKELSILIRNHHKKNCSRKMKIFQKCDDAS comes from the coding sequence ATGATAAATTATTTAGTGAAAAAGGGGAAAGAGTATTTTTTCCCTAAAATAAATAAAGAGTTGTCGGAAGAAGCTATGGAATATTTGACTGTTCAGGAGCGTAAAATTTTTCAAAATATGAGTAAATACGATAAATTTCATTCGCTGGAAGTATATAAAAAACTTAAGAATACAGGATTGAAAGATGACAGACTATATTTAAAACTGGCGTTACTCCACGACTGCGGTAAAGGGAAAGTGTTATTTATAACAAGGATATTTCATAAAATCGGAATAAAAACAGGATTGAGAAATCATGCCGAAAAAGGTTCTGAAAAAATGAAAAATATTGATAAAGAACTGAGTATTTTAATCAGAAATCATCATAAAAAGAACTGTTCAAGAAAAATGAAAATTTTTCAGAAATGTGATGATGCAAGTTGA
- a CDS encoding RluA family pseudouridine synthase — protein MGRKKEKISDRKNTEIEIVEDFSDDFSEQNEEKAMSEEKISVTVSTEETNKRVDSFLSEKTDLTRSRIQQLIKDGNVSVNNKSVKSSYKVEENDKIEIIIPEAEKVEIIAENIDINIIYEDKDIAVINKKAGMVVHPAHGNYSRTLVNAILYHIKDLSGINGEIRPGIVHRLDKDTSGLIVVAKNDKAHIKLAEMFQKKEVKKTYLAILKGKLNRESGRLETQIGRDADDRKKMSVLKENDKGKKAITNYNVILSNELFTLVKVYIETGRTHQIRVHMKYLGYPILGDQVYGRKDSEKRQMLHAYKLEFLHPVTEKPMKFIGEIPEDFKNALKNTKLEVDLSSLEE, from the coding sequence ATGGGAAGAAAAAAAGAAAAAATTTCGGACAGAAAAAATACAGAAATAGAAATTGTTGAAGATTTTTCTGATGATTTTTCCGAACAAAATGAAGAAAAGGCAATGAGCGAAGAAAAAATATCAGTAACAGTTTCTACGGAGGAAACAAATAAAAGAGTGGACAGCTTTTTGTCGGAAAAGACGGATTTGACGAGGAGCAGAATACAACAGCTGATAAAAGACGGAAATGTATCGGTAAATAATAAAAGTGTAAAGTCTTCATATAAAGTTGAGGAAAACGATAAGATAGAAATCATAATACCTGAAGCGGAAAAAGTGGAAATAATAGCTGAAAATATAGATATAAATATAATTTATGAAGATAAAGATATAGCCGTTATAAATAAAAAAGCGGGAATGGTAGTACATCCTGCTCACGGAAATTATTCCCGAACACTTGTAAATGCGATTTTGTATCATATAAAAGATTTATCGGGAATTAACGGAGAAATAAGACCGGGAATAGTTCATAGACTGGATAAGGATACGAGTGGACTTATAGTAGTAGCTAAAAATGATAAGGCTCATATAAAACTGGCAGAAATGTTTCAGAAAAAGGAAGTAAAGAAAACTTATCTTGCAATATTGAAAGGTAAATTGAATCGGGAAAGCGGAAGATTGGAAACTCAAATAGGACGTGATGCCGATGACAGAAAAAAAATGTCCGTTTTGAAAGAAAATGACAAAGGAAAAAAAGCAATTACAAACTATAATGTGATTTTGTCAAATGAATTGTTTACTCTTGTCAAAGTTTATATAGAAACAGGTAGAACACATCAGATAAGGGTTCATATGAAATATTTGGGATATCCGATATTGGGCGATCAGGTTTACGGGAGAAAAGACAGCGAAAAAAGACAGATGCTTCATGCTTATAAACTTGAGTTTTTACATCCTGTTACAGAAAAGCCGATGAAATTTATCGGAGAAATACCCGAAGACTTTAAAAATGCGTTGAAGAATACAAAGCTCGAAGTCGATTTGAGCAGTTTAGAGGAGTAG
- a CDS encoding ribonuclease HII: MGSLAEFDNSYNKIIVGVDEAGRGPLAGPVVAAAVIIIQYFEELDEINDSKKLSEKKREQLFEIIKEKCIVGTGIADEKEIDDINILNATFSAMRRAINEIKEKSDFDIVLVDGNHKIRKYEGEQEAVIKGDSKSLSIAAASIIAKVTRDKMMKDMSEEFPEYGFDKHKGYATKLHREILLEKGPCKYHRKSFLSKILGEKENKK; the protein is encoded by the coding sequence ATGGGCAGTTTAGCAGAATTTGATAATAGTTATAACAAAATAATAGTAGGGGTAGATGAAGCGGGAAGAGGTCCTCTGGCAGGACCCGTAGTAGCTGCGGCGGTAATTATAATTCAGTATTTTGAAGAACTGGATGAAATAAACGATTCAAAAAAATTGAGTGAAAAGAAGAGAGAACAGCTGTTTGAGATTATAAAAGAAAAATGTATTGTAGGAACGGGAATTGCCGATGAAAAAGAAATAGATGATATAAATATACTTAATGCAACTTTTTCGGCAATGAGAAGAGCAATAAATGAAATAAAGGAAAAATCGGATTTTGATATAGTGCTTGTGGATGGAAATCATAAGATTCGTAAATATGAAGGAGAGCAGGAAGCTGTAATTAAAGGTGATTCCAAGTCTTTGTCCATTGCAGCGGCATCTATCATAGCAAAAGTAACAAGAGATAAAATGATGAAAGACATGTCCGAAGAATTTCCTGAATACGGATTTGATAAGCATAAAGGGTATGCAACAAAATTACATAGAGAAATATTACTTGAGAAAGGTCCTTGTAAATATCACAGAAAATCTTTTTTAAGTAAAATATTGGGGGAAAAAGAAAATAAAAAATAA
- a CDS encoding YraN family protein → MRKSKREVGFEYEEIAKNYLEERNLLFVESNYYTKYGEIDLIFLEKSSETLVFVEVKYRKNNIYGEAVEAVDKRKQEKIIQSSQIYISKNKWKNGVRYDVIGIIGNKLKNDINWIKNAF, encoded by the coding sequence TTGAGAAAAAGTAAAAGGGAAGTAGGGTTTGAGTATGAGGAAATTGCTAAAAATTATTTGGAAGAGAGAAATCTTTTATTTGTTGAAAGCAACTATTATACCAAATACGGAGAAATTGATCTGATTTTTTTGGAAAAGTCTTCGGAAACTTTGGTATTTGTAGAAGTGAAATACCGAAAGAACAATATTTACGGGGAAGCTGTAGAAGCAGTCGATAAAAGAAAACAGGAAAAAATAATACAGTCATCACAGATATATATTTCCAAAAATAAATGGAAAAACGGTGTCAGATATGATGTTATAGGAATTATAGGGAATAAACTGAAAAATGATATTAACTGGATAAAAAATGCGTTTTGA
- a CDS encoding zinc ribbon domain-containing protein: MKNNDKCLKCGSTSCEIKTTVLPVKKLGEAKITLDTFYLKICQNCGYTETYSAKVIEKVKKPIKNY, translated from the coding sequence ATGAAAAACAACGATAAATGCCTGAAATGCGGGTCGACAAGTTGTGAAATAAAAACAACTGTTTTACCTGTGAAAAAACTCGGAGAAGCAAAAATCACACTTGATACATTTTATTTGAAAATATGTCAGAATTGCGGTTATACTGAAACATACTCGGCTAAAGTAATTGAAAAGGTTAAAAAACCGATTAAAAATTACTGA
- a CDS encoding ComF family protein yields the protein MSDKTENELLNLKKLRKLNNIYYIWDYNEQFKKLIFSYKYHRKKSLAKLIAEMIKAEFEFVLKKEKIDYVVSVPVNRKRMNERGYNQVDEILKYLNINYIQLKRVKNTQKMHKLLDEKLREQNIKGSFYIGKNTNFKNKKILIIDDIITTGATLREIKKSILETVKEDAEITNKSKTEITVFCLAAAREIKINKGEI from the coding sequence GTGTCGGATAAAACTGAAAACGAGCTTTTAAATTTGAAAAAATTGAGAAAATTAAATAATATATATTATATTTGGGATTATAACGAGCAGTTTAAAAAGTTGATTTTTTCGTATAAATATCATAGGAAAAAGAGTTTGGCAAAATTAATTGCCGAAATGATAAAAGCAGAATTTGAGTTTGTTTTAAAGAAAGAAAAAATAGACTATGTTGTAAGTGTTCCTGTAAACAGAAAAAGGATGAATGAAAGAGGATATAATCAGGTCGATGAGATTCTTAAATATCTCAACATCAATTATATTCAGCTGAAACGTGTGAAAAACACCCAAAAAATGCATAAATTGCTTGATGAAAAGCTGAGAGAACAAAATATTAAAGGAAGCTTTTATATAGGAAAAAATACCAATTTTAAAAATAAAAAGATACTTATAATTGACGATATAATAACAACAGGAGCTACATTAAGAGAAATAAAAAAGAGTATTTTGGAAACAGTTAAGGAAGATGCGGAAATTACAAATAAGTCTAAGACGGAAATTACGGTTTTTTGCCTTGCAGCTGCAAGAGAAATCAAAATAAATAAGGGAGAAATATGA
- a CDS encoding alpha-amylase family glycosyl hydrolase yields the protein MKKIILLLILTNAAVLYSAGNTANENLTKYSQRDDNYIDTESVYHEESPEYRVEEEKNVRIILETKNNDVYSAEIIYGGKTVMMRSIGNYGGKEIFTGEIPNNSTDYYFRLVDNKVKYFYGKNMVTSQNAVYKFHYEKSDSLTNVPDWSKSSVGYQIYIDSFRNGNPDNDPIFNEFGTDDFIAPTGQIRSGTQKKDLVAAQWGTGAYNTEFTVNDWNGNYETKNVWEENALNEVKNYSRYYGGDLQGIKDKLDYLKELGVEYLILSSPFYSLSNHKYDTIYFNHVDPYFGHLEQTGTNKGLDIKGKVHNKNGDKELNLLIYNSKTGKDLLDENMTDPSTWVWTDSDLELASLVKEAHKKGFKVVLEVAPDITSNRFFARMDSRYKDWYLDESDLRLDLSNKNVRDYIENSMKKWVLGPDGTFKNYSDDDGIDGIRYVYYDNKNKKYLINITESLKKYKQDLLISGEFTNKFGEDITAGVYDSGADYNIINDLTKYMINTNSNYKIGSVEFATKLNEIYNKYSSERFNATQIFADSLDTDRIYSGVINPNRVFDRNNQSNQGYLNIRPDLYDGNAVNKFKEIISVQMMLPASPVIYYGDEKGMWGADSPRNRKPMLWEDYMPYENETDDINKYKTRLRTLPENVQINEVNKTISYPVTINTEIENHYRNLLKIRKDYKELFKNGKFKVLEVYNDPKTKGRIDAEISRYLSEEKRKAKTYQGKDINPQTPNVDFITYEISNKKDSIIVVVNNSGDSYPLSLFVPKLFGFYTNQLNTREKYSISDKKINLIVKPYEVKVLHSKDTNIFDSFK from the coding sequence ATGAAAAAAATAATATTGTTACTTATATTAACAAATGCGGCAGTTTTATATTCTGCAGGAAATACTGCCAATGAAAATTTGACAAAATACAGTCAAAGAGATGATAATTATATAGACACTGAATCGGTTTATCATGAAGAAAGTCCTGAATACAGAGTAGAAGAAGAGAAAAATGTCAGAATAATACTGGAAACTAAAAATAATGATGTTTATTCGGCGGAGATTATCTACGGAGGAAAAACCGTAATGATGAGAAGTATAGGAAATTACGGCGGAAAAGAAATATTTACAGGAGAAATTCCGAATAACAGTACGGATTATTATTTCAGGCTTGTCGATAATAAAGTTAAATATTTTTACGGAAAAAACATGGTTACTTCCCAAAATGCCGTGTATAAATTTCATTATGAAAAGTCCGACAGTCTGACTAATGTACCCGACTGGTCCAAGAGTTCCGTAGGATACCAGATATATATAGATTCTTTCAGAAACGGTAATCCTGACAACGATCCTATATTTAATGAGTTTGGTACAGATGATTTTATAGCTCCGACAGGGCAGATACGTTCGGGAACTCAAAAAAAGGACCTTGTAGCCGCACAGTGGGGAACAGGAGCCTATAATACCGAATTTACCGTAAATGACTGGAATGGAAATTATGAGACGAAAAATGTGTGGGAAGAAAATGCGTTAAATGAGGTAAAAAACTATTCCAGATATTATGGAGGAGATTTACAGGGAATAAAAGACAAACTTGATTATTTGAAAGAATTGGGAGTGGAATATTTGATTCTTTCGTCGCCTTTTTATTCTTTATCCAACCATAAATACGACACGATATATTTTAATCACGTAGATCCGTATTTTGGACATTTGGAGCAGACAGGAACTAATAAAGGACTGGACATTAAAGGGAAAGTTCACAATAAAAACGGCGATAAAGAGCTGAATCTCCTTATATATAACAGCAAAACGGGAAAAGATTTACTGGATGAAAATATGACGGACCCGAGTACGTGGGTGTGGACTGATTCGGATTTGGAGTTGGCAAGTTTGGTAAAAGAAGCTCATAAAAAAGGATTTAAAGTCGTACTCGAAGTAGCTCCGGATATTACTTCCAACAGATTTTTCGCAAGAATGGATTCGAGATACAAAGACTGGTATCTTGATGAAAGTGATTTAAGACTAGATCTTTCCAATAAAAATGTGAGAGATTATATAGAAAATTCGATGAAAAAGTGGGTTTTAGGTCCTGACGGGACTTTTAAAAATTATTCCGATGATGACGGAATTGACGGAATAAGATATGTGTATTATGACAACAAAAATAAGAAATATTTGATTAATATAACCGAATCATTGAAAAAGTATAAGCAGGATTTACTAATTTCAGGAGAATTTACCAATAAATTCGGTGAGGACATAACTGCGGGAGTTTATGACAGCGGTGCCGACTATAATATTATAAATGATTTAACAAAATATATGATAAATACCAATTCCAATTATAAAATAGGAAGTGTGGAATTTGCTACAAAACTCAACGAAATATATAATAAATATTCCAGTGAGAGATTTAATGCAACGCAAATTTTTGCAGACTCTCTGGATACAGACAGAATATACAGCGGAGTAATTAATCCTAACAGAGTTTTTGACAGAAATAACCAGTCAAATCAGGGATATTTGAACATAAGACCTGATTTGTATGACGGAAATGCAGTAAATAAATTTAAAGAAATAATATCTGTTCAGATGATGCTGCCTGCGTCGCCTGTTATTTACTACGGAGATGAAAAAGGTATGTGGGGAGCCGATTCACCGAGAAATAGAAAACCTATGTTATGGGAAGATTATATGCCTTATGAGAATGAGACAGATGACATTAATAAGTACAAAACACGACTAAGAACATTACCTGAGAATGTACAGATAAACGAAGTAAATAAGACGATTTCTTATCCTGTAACTATAAATACGGAGATTGAAAATCATTACAGAAATCTGCTTAAAATAAGAAAAGATTATAAAGAGCTGTTTAAAAACGGTAAATTCAAAGTTTTGGAAGTGTATAATGATCCTAAAACAAAAGGCAGAATAGATGCTGAAATAAGCAGATATTTGAGTGAAGAAAAAAGGAAGGCAAAAACTTATCAGGGAAAAGATATTAATCCTCAAACTCCTAATG